A window of Pomacea canaliculata isolate SZHN2017 linkage group LG3, ASM307304v1, whole genome shotgun sequence contains these coding sequences:
- the LOC112559557 gene encoding anaphase-promoting complex subunit 4-like, with protein MPEESFKLVDEKHVSTEVDMMLWSPKLDLIALATSHGEVVLHRLSWQKVWTLPSLGEEEKIGGMAWRPDGKVLAVGYLSGKLKLCDVEKGEVLHDASVEGEITCMSWIAQYLPDGSTWTADPYKEDNSMQFLPKVQPLNKHHSEGSVSKGAVEEVVEDGKKLKDQKELNFLVLGTNRDVVHLIAYGIFRVASVTFVIQDGSQERRVCSAIITEDLCSLSFVVESTSDESDEIDYYLLTFDTKILMMRHKEIRLMALQYGQVLMLIEHLQTTVTQMSEAWEDILTEMDAKLLKFAEEKCRSAQGTVSNDFLELLLFGTPSVELQNFLLHELTEKGLKKLGFSIETSYSNIQKLVVKHLQTASQALVFHLTYLQGMARWHDHFGVLGLDADSIQESIKAAGSLVISAYDLQQVIDSSIKNFKAFFRWLYVVILRLSKEDIPSELSKMTQHDVSFVAEFLRDNFSHFIPEENSLFSDDMYGQKSASSLAGKEGRSGFKLEKVGQYLKREDLTHPSHMTNNPWVQFVNTSPALSDSPHLYPTPSTKSLLQLQDAMEQAVQSALQRPLNVITPSLRCTVIYHLFTITSSEAGAFHQHAQPRVCQFTDPGASQSITVFTANFLPNDVFYILRQTTDSHCENAPDGRSALVQFPILSVAPSAYCSINTAENIINMTTLQHLPIGQLLPSNALQHLQHMKAHSLAVSGSRKTATVLFQSRRRVRIFLMEAEEEDEEEEEEEREKDESWMMQPSSWQLTDMSHVSASENESDENKENTSTSGCGADV; from the exons ATGCCCGAAGAATCTTTCAAGCTTGTTGACGAAAAGCATGTATCCACCGAAGTGGATATGATGCTATGGTCACCTAAGCTGGATTTGATCGCCTTGGCGACATCACATGGTGAAGTGGTTCTGCATCGCCTTTCGTGGCAGAAGGTGTGGACTCTTCCATCGCTtggggaggaagagaagatagGAGGAATGGCATGGCGCCCAGATGGCAAAGTTTTGGCTGTAGGCTACCTGTCAGGGAAACTAAAGCTGTGCGACGTAGAGAAGGGAGAGGTGCTACACGATGCCAGCGTGGAAGGGGAAATAACATGCATGAGTTGGATTGCACAGTATTTACCCGACGGCAGCACATGGACAGCTGATCCCTACAAGGAAGACAATTCTATGCAGTTTTTGCCAAAAGTCCAGCCACTCAACAAGCATCACAGTGAAGGATCGGTCTCCAAAGGTGCCGTGGAAGAGGTGGTTGAAGATGGAAAAAAGCTGAAAGATCAGAAAGAGCTGAACTTTTTGGTGCTTGGTACAAACAGGGATGTTGTGCATCTGATCGCCTATGGCATTTTTAGAGTGGCATCAGTAACATTTGTAATTCAGGATGGATCACAAGAACGACGGGTGTGCTCTGCTATAATAACAGAAGATCTGTGCTCACTGTCATTTGTTGTTGAGTCAACCTCAGATGAATCAGATGAAATTGACTACTACCTTCTTACTTTTGACACTAAGATTTTGATGATGAGACACAAGGAGATTCGATTGATGGCACTACAGTATGGACAAGTGCTCATGCTCATAGAGCATTTGCAGACAACAGTGACTCAGATGTCAGAGGCATGGGAAGATATTCTGACTGAGATGGATGCTAAGCTACTGAAGTTTGCTGAAGAAAAATGTCGCAGTGCACAAGGAACTGTGTCTAATGACTTCTTGGAACTTTTGCTGTTTGGAACTCCAAGTGTAGAGTTACAAAACTTTCTGTTGCATGAGTTGACAGAGAAGGGCCTTAAAAAATTAGGTTTCTCAATTGAAACATCTTACTCAAATATTCAGAAACTAGTAGTAAAACATTTACAGACTGCCAGCCAAGCTCTAGTCTTTCACCTGACGTATCTGCAAGGTATGGCCCGGTGGCATGATCATTTTGGAGTCTTAGGGCTTGATGCAGATTCTATTCAGGAATCCATAAAAGCTGCAGGGTCACTGGTAATAAGTGCTTATGACCTTCAGCAGGTCATTGATAGTAgcataaaaaactttaaagcaTTCTTCCGTTGGTTATATGTTGTTATTTTGCGATTGTCCAAGGAGGACATACCTTCAGAGCTGAGTAAGATGACACAACATGATGTCAGCTTTGTAGCAGAGTTTTTGAGAGATAACTTCAGTCACTTTATACCAGAAGAGAATTCATTATTTTCAGATGATATGTATGGACAAAAATCTGCCTCATCATTAGCAGGCAAGGAGGGGCGATCAGGTTTTAAGCTGGAAAAAGTAGGCCAGTACCTCAAGCGTGAAGACTTGACTCATCCATCACATATGACCAATAATCCATGGGTGCAGTTTGTAAACACTTCACCAGCACTATCTGACAGTCCTCATCTGTATCCAACGCCAAGCACAAAGTCCTTGCTGCAGCTACAGGATGCTATGGAGCAGGCAGTGCAGTCGGCTCTTCAG CGTCCACTGAATGTCATCACTCCATCACTTCGCTGCACTGTGATCTACCACCTTTTTACAATTACTTCTAGTGAGGCAGGTGCATTCCACCAGCATGCTCAGCCTAGGGTGTGTCAGTTTACAGACCCAGGTGCCAGCCAGTCTATCACTGTATTTACTGCAAACTTCCTGCCTAATGATGTATTCTACATCCTTCGCCAGACAACTGACTCACACTGT GAAAATGCTCCTGACGGTCGTTCAGCACTGGTGCAGTTTCCAATATTGTCTGTTGCCCCTTCAGCTTACTGCAGCATCAACACAGCAGAAAATATCATCAATATGACGACACTGCAGCATCTGCCTATTGGTCAGCTGTTGCCCAGCAATGCACTGCAGCATTTGCAGCACATGAAGGCTCACTCACTTGCTGTCAGTGGCTCTCGTAAAACAGCCACAGTtttgtttcaatctcgtcgtcGTGTTCGCATTTTCTTAATGGAGgcagaagaggaagatgaggaagaagaggaagaagagagggaAAAGGATGAGAGCTGGATGATGCAACCCAGCAGCTGGCAGTTGACAGACATGTCACATGTCAGTGCCAGTGAGAATGAGAGTgatgagaacaaagaaaacaccaGCACCTCTGGCTGTGGTGCAGATGTATGA